One region of Kytococcus sedentarius DSM 20547 genomic DNA includes:
- a CDS encoding DEAD/DEAH box helicase, translated as MTPDAAPDAVTPDDLPGPPPVRPLIDRLPASTSADGADLHEAFVQWATDSGTTLYPHQDEAAFELAAGSNVILATPTGSGKSLVGVAGHFVALSQDKVSFYTAPLKALVSEKFFALVDVFGAENVGMMTGDAAVNPDAPIIACTAEILANLALREGAAADVGLVVMDEFHFYSEPDRGWAWQVPLLELPQAQFLLMSATLGDVSAFQEDLTRRTGRPTAVVATAERPVPLSFEWRMTPLEETLEELLTTHQAPVYVVHFSQKQAVEGALALSGTVKLSREQKDRLAERLVDVRFSSGFGKTLKTLLRQGIGVHHAGMLPRYRRLVEQLAQAGLLQVIAGTDTLGVGINVPIRTVLFTGLAKFDGTRMRVLKAREFHQIAGRAGRAGFDTSGHVVAQAPPHVIENAKAEEKAGDDPKKRRKLVRKQPPEGFISWTEETFTKLIGADPEPLASRMRVTHGTLLNVIQRPGEPGEAWRTMRRLVGDNHETPAARRKLARRSIELYRGLRDAGVVSQVRDEHTGATSIRLAEGVADDFALNQPLAPFAVAAMEVLDPEAPSHALDVVSVIESVLDDPRPVLVQQQFKARGEAVAEMKADGIEYTERMNRLEEITWPKPLEELLDGTLEIYRQSHPWVAFEELSPKSVVRDMFEKGASFGEYVRFYDLARAEGALLRYLSDAWRTLRHTVPEHARTEAVEEIIEWLGEVIRQTDSSLVDEWTLLAGGVVPDREAQEVRPAHGVQGVTANEKAFRVMVRTAMFRRVELVAYDRYGQLGELEQAVAQLSEPPARVVMDAAAWDEALAAYYDEYEDVGIGPTARAAELFQVDTDPDDATLDALPEGVLHGERAWLVQQVIEDARGDHDWRITAVVDLDASDELGEAVVRAVSMGPAGQA; from the coding sequence ATGACCCCCGACGCCGCCCCTGATGCCGTGACCCCCGACGACCTGCCCGGGCCCCCGCCGGTGCGCCCCCTCATCGACCGGCTGCCGGCGAGCACCTCGGCCGACGGCGCGGACCTGCACGAGGCCTTCGTCCAGTGGGCCACGGACTCCGGCACCACGCTGTACCCGCACCAGGACGAGGCGGCGTTCGAGCTCGCGGCCGGCAGCAACGTCATCCTCGCCACGCCGACCGGGTCGGGGAAGTCGCTGGTGGGGGTGGCCGGGCACTTCGTGGCCCTCTCCCAGGACAAGGTGTCCTTCTACACCGCGCCGCTGAAGGCCCTGGTGAGCGAGAAGTTCTTCGCCCTGGTGGACGTCTTCGGCGCCGAGAACGTCGGCATGATGACAGGCGATGCGGCAGTGAACCCCGACGCGCCGATCATCGCCTGCACCGCGGAGATCCTCGCAAACCTCGCTCTGCGCGAGGGGGCGGCGGCGGACGTCGGTCTGGTGGTCATGGACGAGTTCCACTTCTACTCCGAGCCGGACCGCGGGTGGGCCTGGCAGGTGCCGCTGCTGGAGCTGCCGCAGGCCCAGTTCCTGCTGATGAGTGCCACTCTCGGCGACGTGTCGGCCTTCCAGGAGGACCTCACCCGCCGCACGGGCCGTCCCACGGCCGTGGTGGCCACCGCCGAGCGCCCGGTGCCGCTGAGCTTCGAGTGGCGGATGACGCCGCTGGAGGAGACGCTCGAGGAGCTGCTCACCACCCACCAGGCGCCGGTCTACGTCGTGCACTTCTCGCAGAAGCAGGCGGTCGAGGGGGCGCTGGCGCTCAGCGGCACGGTGAAGCTCAGCCGGGAGCAGAAGGACCGGCTGGCGGAGCGGCTGGTGGACGTGCGCTTCTCCTCCGGTTTCGGCAAGACGCTCAAGACCCTGCTGCGGCAGGGCATCGGTGTGCACCACGCCGGCATGCTGCCGCGCTACCGACGCCTCGTGGAGCAGCTGGCCCAGGCCGGCCTGCTCCAGGTCATCGCGGGCACCGACACCCTCGGGGTGGGCATCAACGTCCCCATTCGCACGGTGCTGTTCACGGGCCTGGCCAAGTTCGACGGCACCCGCATGCGCGTCCTGAAGGCCCGCGAATTCCACCAGATCGCCGGCCGGGCCGGGCGGGCCGGGTTCGACACCTCCGGGCACGTCGTCGCCCAGGCCCCGCCACACGTCATCGAGAACGCGAAGGCGGAGGAGAAGGCGGGGGACGACCCCAAGAAGCGGCGCAAGCTGGTGCGCAAGCAGCCGCCCGAGGGCTTCATCAGCTGGACCGAGGAGACCTTCACCAAGCTCATCGGGGCCGACCCCGAGCCGCTGGCCAGCCGGATGCGGGTCACGCACGGCACGCTGCTGAACGTCATCCAGCGCCCGGGGGAGCCCGGGGAGGCCTGGCGCACCATGCGCCGCCTGGTCGGCGACAACCACGAGACGCCCGCCGCACGGCGCAAGCTGGCGCGTCGCAGCATCGAGCTCTACCGGGGCCTGCGCGATGCCGGGGTGGTCAGCCAGGTGCGTGACGAGCACACCGGCGCCACCTCCATCCGCCTGGCCGAGGGGGTGGCCGACGACTTCGCGCTGAACCAGCCGTTGGCCCCCTTCGCGGTGGCGGCGATGGAGGTACTGGACCCCGAGGCGCCCTCCCACGCATTGGACGTGGTGAGCGTCATCGAGTCCGTCCTGGATGACCCACGTCCGGTGCTGGTGCAGCAGCAGTTCAAGGCGCGGGGTGAGGCCGTCGCGGAGATGAAGGCCGACGGCATCGAGTACACCGAGCGCATGAACCGGCTGGAGGAGATCACCTGGCCCAAGCCGTTGGAGGAGCTGCTGGACGGCACGCTGGAGATCTACCGCCAGTCCCACCCGTGGGTGGCCTTCGAGGAGCTCTCGCCCAAGTCGGTGGTGCGGGACATGTTCGAGAAGGGCGCCTCCTTCGGGGAGTACGTGCGCTTCTACGACCTGGCCCGGGCCGAGGGGGCGCTGCTGCGCTATCTCTCGGACGCCTGGCGCACGCTGCGACACACGGTGCCGGAGCATGCCCGCACCGAGGCCGTGGAGGAGATCATCGAGTGGCTGGGCGAGGTGATCCGCCAGACGGACTCCTCGCTGGTGGACGAGTGGACCCTGCTGGCCGGTGGCGTGGTGCCCGACCGGGAGGCCCAGGAGGTGCGACCCGCGCACGGGGTGCAGGGCGTGACCGCCAACGAGAAGGCCTTCCGGGTGATGGTGCGCACCGCGATGTTCCGCCGCGTGGAGCTCGTGGCCTACGACCGCTACGGACAGCTGGGGGAGCTGGAGCAAGCGGTGGCGCAGCTGTCCGAGCCGCCGGCGAGGGTGGTGATGGACGCTGCCGCCTGGGACGAGGCCCTGGCGGCCTACTACGACGAGTACGAGGACGTCGGCATCGGCCCCACGGCCCGCGCGGCAGAGCTCTTCCAGGTGGACACCGACCCCGATGACGCGACGCTGGACGCGCTGCCCGAGGGCGTGCTCCACGGTGAGCGGGCCTGGCTGGTGCAGCAGGTGATCGAGGACGCCCGCGGCGATCACGACTGGCGCATCACCGCCGTGGTCGACCTGGACGCCAGCGACGAGCTGGGCGAGGCCGTCGTGCGTGCGGTCTCGATGGGGCCCGCGGGGCAGGCATGA
- the pstS gene encoding phosphate ABC transporter substrate-binding protein PstS yields MKLNRFGSVVALAAASSLTLAACGGDSEGEESSETTTSESGDESAPAESESGDESAPAESESGEESSPAESESGEESSPAESESGDESSPAESESGDDDAAAGSYPAYSKTEGLSGGLKGVGSSAQEAAVKAWVAGYNEQGPGVTVNYSPDGSGAGQEQFLGGATPWAGSDVALDDEQMEKATEVCGPDGAMNLPAYISPIAIPFNLPGVDELNLKPETIAKIFNGDIEKWNDEAIAADNEGVDLPDEEITVVFRSDESGTTANFQDYLKEAAGDAWPHEPSKEFPGDGEGAAKTSGVVNVVSSTEYTIGYADASAIGGLNSVKVGVGEEFVGYSPEAAAKVVDGSEVMEGRPEGDLAMDLNREVEGSYPVVLVTYEIVCTEYENKEDADRVKDFMSYVISEEAQKRAADDAGSAPISPETAEQIATSLEKISAKG; encoded by the coding sequence GTGAAGCTCAACCGCTTTGGTTCCGTGGTCGCCCTCGCGGCCGCCTCCTCCCTGACCCTCGCTGCCTGTGGCGGCGACTCCGAGGGTGAGGAGTCGTCCGAGACCACGACCTCCGAGTCCGGCGACGAGTCCGCCCCGGCCGAGTCCGAGTCCGGCGACGAGTCCGCCCCGGCCGAGTCCGAGTCCGGCGAGGAGTCCTCCCCGGCCGAGTCCGAGTCCGGCGAGGAGTCCTCCCCGGCCGAGTCCGAGTCCGGCGACGAGTCCTCCCCGGCCGAGTCCGAGTCCGGCGACGACGACGCCGCTGCGGGCTCCTACCCCGCCTACTCCAAGACCGAGGGCCTCTCGGGCGGCCTCAAGGGTGTGGGTTCCTCCGCCCAGGAGGCCGCTGTGAAGGCCTGGGTCGCCGGCTACAACGAGCAGGGCCCGGGTGTCACCGTCAACTACTCGCCCGACGGTTCCGGTGCGGGTCAGGAGCAGTTCCTGGGCGGCGCGACCCCGTGGGCCGGTTCCGACGTGGCCCTGGACGACGAGCAGATGGAGAAGGCCACGGAGGTGTGTGGCCCCGATGGCGCCATGAACCTGCCGGCCTACATCTCCCCGATCGCCATCCCGTTCAACCTGCCGGGCGTGGACGAGCTGAACCTCAAGCCCGAGACCATCGCCAAGATCTTCAACGGCGACATCGAGAAGTGGAACGACGAGGCCATCGCGGCCGACAACGAGGGCGTGGACCTCCCCGACGAGGAGATCACCGTCGTCTTCCGCTCGGACGAGTCCGGCACCACCGCCAACTTCCAGGACTACCTGAAGGAGGCTGCGGGCGACGCTTGGCCGCACGAGCCCAGCAAGGAGTTCCCCGGCGACGGCGAGGGCGCTGCCAAGACCTCCGGTGTCGTGAACGTCGTGAGCAGCACCGAGTACACCATCGGGTACGCCGACGCCTCGGCCATCGGTGGGCTGAACTCGGTCAAGGTCGGCGTGGGCGAGGAGTTCGTGGGCTACTCCCCGGAGGCCGCCGCCAAGGTGGTCGACGGTTCCGAGGTCATGGAGGGCCGCCCGGAGGGTGACCTGGCCATGGACCTGAACCGTGAGGTCGAGGGCTCCTACCCGGTCGTGCTGGTGACCTACGAGATCGTCTGCACCGAGTACGAGAACAAGGAGGACGCCGACCGCGTGAAGGACTTCATGTCCTACGTCATCTCCGAGGAGGCGCAGAAGCGCGCCGCCGACGACGCCGGTTCGGCCCCGATCAGCCCCGAGACCGCGGAGCAGATCGCCACGTCGCTGGAGAAGATCTCGGCCAAGGGCTGA
- the pstC gene encoding phosphate ABC transporter permease subunit PstC, with translation MAATNGPSADGATSLSTDPGPPAPATESNPTRGASTGRLGDKIFSGLSIGSGALIAVTLALVAIFLLMEAWPALKQASEIGDEGFWMLAANLLGGTLLASAIAMVIAVPVAVGIALFISHYAPPRLSKSIAFVIDLLAAIPSVIFGLWGYLTFAPFLVPLFEWLEDNLGFIPLFEDASRTGRVLLTASIVLAIMILPIITSVARDVFQQVPRGHEEASLALGATKWEMIKQAVLPFGWPGVVGGAMLGLGRALGETMAVAMILAPKDEFQWNIIGSGNFPIPAYIALNFPDATGLKVSTLIALGLVLFVLTLAVNLVARAIVERRS, from the coding sequence ATGGCAGCAACGAACGGCCCGTCCGCGGACGGAGCCACCTCGCTCTCGACGGACCCGGGCCCCCCGGCGCCTGCGACCGAGTCGAACCCGACCCGGGGCGCGAGCACCGGCCGGCTGGGCGACAAGATCTTCTCCGGCCTCTCGATCGGCTCGGGCGCCCTGATCGCCGTGACCCTGGCCCTGGTCGCGATCTTCCTGCTCATGGAGGCGTGGCCGGCGCTGAAGCAGGCCAGTGAGATCGGTGACGAGGGCTTCTGGATGCTGGCGGCCAACCTGCTGGGCGGCACGCTCCTGGCCTCCGCCATCGCCATGGTCATCGCCGTGCCCGTCGCGGTCGGCATCGCGCTGTTCATCTCCCACTACGCGCCGCCGCGGCTGAGCAAGTCGATCGCGTTCGTGATCGACTTGCTGGCCGCGATCCCCTCGGTGATCTTCGGCCTGTGGGGTTACCTGACCTTCGCGCCCTTCCTGGTGCCGTTGTTCGAGTGGCTCGAGGACAACCTCGGGTTCATCCCGCTGTTCGAGGACGCCTCGCGCACCGGTCGCGTCCTGCTCACCGCATCGATCGTGCTGGCCATCATGATCCTGCCGATCATCACCTCGGTGGCGCGTGACGTCTTCCAGCAGGTCCCCCGCGGGCACGAGGAGGCCTCCCTCGCCCTCGGCGCCACCAAGTGGGAGATGATCAAGCAGGCGGTCCTGCCCTTCGGCTGGCCCGGCGTCGTGGGTGGCGCCATGCTCGGTCTGGGCCGCGCGCTGGGAGAGACCATGGCCGTCGCCATGATCCTGGCCCCCAAGGACGAGTTCCAGTGGAACATCATCGGCAGCGGCAACTTCCCCATCCCGGCGTACATCGCCCTGAACTTCCCGGATGCCACCGGTCTCAAGGTGAGCACCCTCATCGCGCTCGGTCTGGTGCTGTTCGTCCTGACCCTTGCCGTGAACCTGGTGGCCCGCGCCATCGTAGAGCGGAGGAGCTGA
- the pstA gene encoding phosphate ABC transporter permease PstA has protein sequence MTLSPVQADHGPTHEADRGPDMPELQRNTIHPASKTLWMGLLAASAVVGGLITWLIGWNIALFVVVTIVVFMLAVYIGYRVTAGHRQGLDQVVRALVYLAFALAVIPLIWLLWTVFSNAIPPLLGNLQVFTQDMYGISGDVDEARVTEGAEIVGGMKHALIGTLMITVIASIISIPVGLMAAIYLVEYGTNGWFSRTLRFLVDVMTGIPSIVAGLFAYALFSMIFGPGTKFGFAGAIALSVLMIPIVVRNSEEMLRVVSRDLRESALALGVPKWRVITKIVLPTAVAGLMSSVFLGVARVIGETAPLLVAAGYNAATNWNPFEGPMNSLAFYAYQLFQYPLNPGYREVSDERSWIAVFVLVMLVLTLNLIARLVAAALAPKKS, from the coding sequence ATGACCCTCTCCCCAGTCCAGGCGGACCACGGACCCACGCACGAGGCCGACCGCGGCCCGGACATGCCGGAGCTGCAGCGCAACACCATCCACCCGGCCTCCAAGACCCTCTGGATGGGCCTGCTGGCCGCCAGCGCGGTGGTCGGTGGCCTGATCACCTGGCTCATCGGGTGGAACATCGCCCTGTTCGTCGTGGTCACGATCGTCGTCTTCATGCTGGCGGTCTACATCGGCTACCGCGTGACGGCGGGACACCGCCAGGGGCTCGACCAGGTCGTGCGGGCGCTGGTCTACCTCGCCTTCGCCCTGGCCGTGATCCCGCTGATCTGGCTGCTGTGGACGGTGTTCTCCAACGCCATCCCGCCGCTGCTGGGCAACCTGCAGGTCTTCACCCAGGACATGTACGGCATCTCCGGTGACGTGGACGAGGCGCGCGTCACCGAGGGCGCCGAGATCGTCGGCGGCATGAAGCACGCCCTGATCGGCACGCTCATGATCACCGTGATCGCCTCGATCATCTCCATCCCGGTCGGCCTCATGGCCGCCATCTACCTGGTGGAGTACGGCACGAACGGCTGGTTCAGCCGCACGCTGCGCTTCCTGGTCGACGTGATGACCGGCATCCCGTCCATCGTCGCCGGTCTGTTCGCCTACGCCCTGTTCTCGATGATCTTCGGCCCCGGCACCAAGTTCGGGTTCGCCGGCGCCATCGCGCTGAGCGTGCTGATGATCCCGATCGTGGTGCGCAACTCCGAAGAGATGCTGCGGGTCGTCTCGCGTGACCTGCGCGAGTCCGCGCTGGCGCTCGGTGTGCCCAAGTGGCGGGTGATCACCAAGATCGTGCTGCCCACCGCGGTCGCCGGCCTGATGTCGAGTGTCTTCCTGGGCGTCGCCCGCGTCATCGGCGAGACCGCCCCGCTGTTGGTGGCGGCCGGCTACAACGCCGCCACCAACTGGAACCCCTTCGAGGGCCCGATGAACTCGCTGGCCTTCTACGCCTACCAGCTGTTCCAGTACCCCCTGAACCCCGGATATCGTGAGGTGAGTGACGAGCGGTCCTGGATCGCGGTCTTCGTGCTCGTCATGCTCGTGCTCACCCTGAACCTGATTGCCCGGCTCGTCGCCGCCGCCCTGGCACCGAAGAAGAGCTGA
- the pstB gene encoding phosphate ABC transporter ATP-binding protein PstB yields MSKRIEIKDLNVYYTDFLAVEGVDMVIEPRTVTAFIGSSGCGKSTVLRTLNRMHEVIPGAHVRGNVLMDGDPLYGKNIDPVEVRRQVGMVFQKPNPFPTMSIRENVLAGVTLNARKLGKRDSDDLVEASLRGANLWNEVKDRLDKPGASLSGGQQQRLCIARAVAVQPDVLLMDEPCSALDPISTLAVEDLIHELKEKYTVVIVTHNMQQATRVSDKTAFFNIEGTGKPGHLIEYGETKQIFENPTHQETEDYVSGRFG; encoded by the coding sequence ATGTCCAAGCGCATCGAGATCAAGGACCTGAACGTCTACTACACCGACTTCCTGGCGGTCGAGGGCGTGGACATGGTCATCGAGCCCCGCACCGTGACGGCCTTCATCGGCTCGTCGGGCTGTGGCAAGTCCACCGTGCTGCGGACGCTGAACCGCATGCACGAGGTCATCCCCGGCGCCCACGTCAGGGGCAACGTGCTCATGGACGGTGACCCGCTGTACGGCAAGAACATCGACCCCGTCGAGGTGCGTCGTCAGGTCGGGATGGTCTTTCAGAAGCCCAACCCCTTCCCGACGATGTCCATCCGCGAGAACGTGCTCGCCGGGGTCACGCTGAACGCCCGCAAGCTGGGCAAGCGCGACTCCGACGACCTGGTGGAAGCCTCCCTGCGGGGTGCCAACCTCTGGAACGAGGTCAAGGACCGGCTGGACAAGCCGGGGGCCAGCCTCTCGGGTGGTCAGCAGCAGCGTCTGTGCATCGCCCGCGCCGTGGCGGTGCAGCCCGATGTGCTCCTCATGGACGAGCCCTGCTCGGCCCTGGACCCGATCTCGACCCTGGCCGTGGAGGACCTCATCCACGAGCTCAAGGAGAAGTACACGGTCGTCATCGTGACGCACAACATGCAGCAGGCCACGCGTGTGTCCGACAAGACCGCCTTCTTCAACATCGAGGGCACCGGCAAGCCCGGCCACCTCATTGAGTACGGCGAGACCAAGCAGATCTTCGAGAACCCGACGCACCAGGAGACCGAGGACTACGTGTCCGGCCGCTTCGGCTGA
- a CDS encoding ISL3 family transposase, giving the protein MGVPTPTRPEDLDVRELTFDAPDLTTFARLDELGLVAVGQRVEPDRAVLECRVVAGDDDAFCRHCGAEGAARGTVTRQLAHEPFGWRPTTLLIRVRRFGCQACRRVWRQDTTAAADRRAKLSRAAVRWALVALVTQHLTVARLAEALGVAWDTANDAVLAEGRRVLIDDPTRFDGVTVVGVDEHVWRHTRSGEKYVTVVIDLTPIRDGTGPARLLDMVQGRSKSTFKTWLAARTQAWRDRVEVVAMDGFTGFKTAAAEELPDAVAVMDPFHVVRLAGDALDRCRRRVQQDLYGHRGRAGDPLYCARRTLHTGANLLTDKQTRRIESLFADAEHVEVEATWGIYQRMIAAYRHPDRREGRALMTAVIDSVTRGVPTALSELVTLGRTLTKRAEDVLAFFDLPGTSNGPTEAINGRLEHLRGSALGFRNLTHYVARSLLEAGGFRPRLHPQIG; this is encoded by the coding sequence ATGGGGGTTCCTACACCGACCCGACCAGAAGACCTCGACGTGCGTGAACTTACCTTTGATGCCCCTGATCTGACGACCTTCGCCCGCCTGGACGAGCTTGGCCTCGTTGCGGTTGGCCAGCGCGTGGAGCCTGACCGGGCGGTGCTGGAATGCCGGGTGGTCGCGGGCGATGACGACGCGTTCTGCCGGCACTGCGGGGCCGAGGGCGCCGCGCGGGGCACGGTGACCCGGCAGCTGGCGCATGAGCCGTTCGGGTGGCGGCCCACCACGCTGCTGATCCGGGTGCGTCGCTTCGGCTGTCAGGCGTGCCGGCGGGTGTGGCGCCAGGACACCACTGCGGCGGCGGACCGGCGGGCGAAGCTGTCGCGTGCAGCGGTGCGGTGGGCGCTGGTGGCCCTGGTGACCCAGCACCTGACTGTCGCCAGGTTGGCCGAGGCTCTGGGAGTGGCCTGGGACACCGCCAATGACGCGGTCCTGGCCGAGGGCCGACGGGTCCTGATCGATGACCCCACCCGGTTTGACGGCGTCACCGTGGTCGGAGTGGACGAGCACGTCTGGCGCCATACCCGAAGCGGCGAGAAGTACGTCACCGTCGTCATCGATCTGACCCCGATCCGCGACGGGACGGGTCCAGCACGCCTGCTCGACATGGTCCAGGGGCGATCGAAGAGCACTTTCAAGACCTGGCTCGCTGCCCGCACCCAGGCATGGCGCGACAGGGTGGAGGTGGTGGCGATGGACGGGTTCACCGGGTTCAAGACTGCTGCGGCCGAGGAGCTCCCCGACGCGGTCGCGGTGATGGATCCCTTCCACGTGGTCCGGCTCGCTGGTGACGCCCTGGACCGTTGTCGCCGACGGGTCCAGCAAGATCTCTACGGCCACCGCGGCCGGGCCGGCGATCCGCTCTACTGCGCGCGGCGGACCCTGCACACTGGCGCCAACCTGCTCACCGACAAGCAGACCCGCAGGATCGAGTCCCTGTTCGCCGACGCCGAGCACGTCGAGGTCGAGGCGACCTGGGGCATCTACCAACGCATGATCGCCGCCTACCGCCACCCAGACCGGCGCGAAGGCCGGGCACTGATGACCGCCGTGATCGACTCGGTGACTCGTGGCGTTCCCACCGCCCTGAGCGAGCTCGTCACGCTCGGGCGGACGCTGACCAAGCGGGCCGAAGACGTACTCGCATTCTTCGACCTGCCGGGCACGAGCAACGGCCCGACCGAGGCGATCAACGGCCGCCTCGAGCACCTCCGAGGGTCCGCCCTCGGCTTCCGCAACCTGACCCACTACGTCGCCCGATCCCTCCTCGAAGCCGGCGGCTTCAGACCACGACTACACCCTCAGATCGGATGA
- a CDS encoding PspA/IM30 family protein: MVQKQTIIGRISTLARANINAILDRAEDPEKMLDQMVRDYTNAIADAEEAVAQTIASLRMAEQDLEQDQQVAQDWGRKAAAASSEADRLRAAGDTAEADKFDNLAKAALEKQIGFENDASTAEPMITQQRQTVETLKQGLVEMRSKLDELKSRRDSLVARARTADAQRQVSDAMGSISILDPSSELGRFEEKVRREEAMVQGRQEAQAATLEGQFEQLEDSTKSAEVEARLAQLKNKG; encoded by the coding sequence ATGGTTCAGAAGCAGACGATCATCGGGCGGATCAGCACCTTGGCCCGCGCCAACATCAACGCCATCCTCGACCGTGCCGAGGACCCGGAGAAGATGCTCGACCAGATGGTGCGCGACTACACCAACGCCATCGCCGATGCTGAGGAGGCCGTGGCCCAGACCATCGCCAGCCTGCGCATGGCCGAGCAGGACCTGGAGCAGGACCAGCAGGTGGCGCAGGACTGGGGCCGCAAGGCTGCCGCCGCCTCCTCCGAGGCCGACCGCCTCCGCGCCGCCGGTGACACCGCCGAGGCCGACAAGTTCGACAACCTGGCCAAGGCTGCGCTGGAGAAGCAGATCGGCTTCGAGAACGACGCCTCCACGGCCGAGCCGATGATCACCCAGCAGCGGCAGACCGTCGAGACCCTCAAGCAGGGCCTGGTCGAGATGCGCTCCAAGCTGGACGAGCTGAAGTCGCGCCGCGACTCGCTGGTGGCACGTGCCCGTACCGCCGACGCCCAGCGCCAGGTCTCCGACGCGATGGGGTCGATCTCCATCCTCGACCCCTCCAGCGAGCTCGGCCGCTTCGAGGAGAAGGTCCGCCGCGAGGAGGCCATGGTCCAGGGTCGCCAGGAGGCACAGGCGGCCACCCTCGAGGGCCAGTTCGAGCAGCTGGAGGACTCCACCAAGAGCGCCGAGGTCGAGGCACGTCTGGCCCAGCTCAAGAACAAGGGCTGA